GGCGTCCGGCCCGGCGCCCTCGTCGTACCGCGGTCGCGAAGTCCTCGCGCCGCCTCAGCCGGTTCTCGGTGGGCAGCACGACGGCATGACCTGACCGGGATCAGGCGGACAGGCTGGCGCGACCCTTGGCGCGACGGTTCGCGAGAATCGCACGGCCGGCACGGGTCCGCATCCGCAGACGGAAGCCGTGGGTCTTGGCGCGACGACGGTTGTTCGGCTGGAAGGTGCGCTTGCTCACTCGGGGGCTCCAGAGATCAAATCGGTGGTTGCGGGTGCCGTGCTGGCTGTCACCGTGCGCCCACGAGTAGCTCGCAGTTACGCCCGAGTGCACCGCTTCCCGATCACCTGACGCGATCTGTGCCCTTCGGAGGCAGGCGGCAGCAGCCATCGACAACTCGACCTGGTTACGGTACGCGGGGCTACGCCATCCGGTCAAACCAGGGATCACGGAGAGACACTATCCACAGGCTGGGGACAACAACTTGAACCGCACCCGTCGCCCTGACTACCGTGGCTGAACTCCGATTCATTCCCTTGAACCCTTGTTCATGGCTCCACCCCATTTGAATCCCGACCCGTCCCACAACCACACGTTCGTGGGACTCGTGAGAGAGCGTGCCCTGTGGCTGACGTACCTGCCGATCTTGCCGCAGTGTGGCCACGAGTACTCGAACAGCTCCTGGGTGAGGGCCGGGGACAGGGTGTGGAGACGAAGGACGAGCACTGGATCCGCCGCTGCCAGCCCCTCGCGCTCGTCGCCGACACCGCGCTGCTCGCCGTACCGAACGAGTTTGCGAAGGGTGTGCTCGAAGGGCGGCTCGCGCCGATCGTCAGCGAGACCCTGAGCCGCGAGTGTGGTCGTCCGATCCGCATCGCGATCACGGTCGACGACTCCGCGGGCGAGCCCCCCGCCCCTCCGGCGCCCCCGGCCCGCAGCCAGCAGCGTTACGAGGAACCCGAGCTCCCCTCCGGTGGCTACGACAACGGTCAGTACGACGGCTACGGCCGTCACCGCGCCGACGACCACCGCCCCGGCCGACCCGACCAGCTCCCCGGCGCCCCCGGGGACCAGCTGCCCACGGCCCGTCCCGCCTACCCGGGCGAGTACCAACGCCCCGAGCCCGGCGCCTGGCCGCGCCCCTCGCAGGACGACTACGGCTGGCAGCAGCAGCGTCTCGGCTTCCCGGAGCGGGACCCGTACGCGTCCCCGTCGCAGGAGTCCTACGGCTCCCCGCAGGACTCGTACAACCCCGGGGCCCAGGACTACCGCCCGCAGTCGATGGAGCGCCCCTCCTACGACAGCCCGCGCCCCGACTACGACCAGGGCCGTCCCGACTACGACCAGGGGCGTCCCGACTACGACAAGCCCCGCTCCGACTACGACCAGCCGCGCTCCGACTACGACCACGGGCGCCAGGACTACGACCAGCGGGACGGCCGCCGCGAGCTGCCCGAGCCGTCGGCCGGCTCCGGACACGTGCACCGCGGCGGCCCGGTCGGCTCCCAGCTGCCCGCCTCCAGCGGCGCCCCCGGCCCGCTGGCCGCGAAGCCCGCGCCGGCGAGCGGCCCCGGCGAGCCCACCGCGCGCCTGAATCCGAAGTACCTCTTCGACACGTTCGTCATCGGCGCCTCCAACCGCTTCGCGCACGCGGCCGCGGTGGCCGTGGCCGAGGCGCCGGCGAAGGCGTACAACCCTCTGTTCATCTACGGGGAGTCGGGGCTCGGCAAGACGCACCTGCTGCACGCGATCGGGCACTACGCGCGCAGCCTCTACCCGGGCACGCGCGTGCGGTACGTGAGCTCGGAGGAGTTCACCAACGAGTTCATCAACTCCATCCGCGACGGCAAGGGCGACAGCTTCCGCAAGCGCTACCGCGAGATGGACATCCTGCTCGTCGACGACATCCAGTTCCTCGCGGACAAGGAGTCGACGCAGGAGGAGTTCTTCCACACCTTCAACACGCTCCACAACGCCAACAAGCAGATCGTGCTCTCCAGCGACCGGCCGCCCAAGCAGCTGGTGACGCTGGAGGACCGGCTGCGGAACCGTTTCGAGTGGGGCCTGATCACCGACGTCCAGCCGCCCGAGCTGGAGACGCGGATCGCGATCCTCCGTAAGAAGGCGGTGCAGGAGCAGCTCAACGCCCCGCCGGAGGTGCTGGAGTTCATCGCCTCACGGATCTCGCGGAACATCCGTGAGCTGGAGGGCGCGCTGATCCGGGTGACGGCGTTCGCCTCCCTCAACCGGCAGCCGGTGGACCTGGGTCTGACGGAGATCGTCCTGAAGGACCTCATCCCCGGGGGCGAGGACTCGGCGCCCGAGATCACCTCGACGGCCATCATGAGCGCGACCGCCGACTACTTCGGCCTCACCGTCGAGGACCTGTGCGGCACCTCCCGCGGCCGCGCCCTGGTCACCGCCCGCCAGATCGCCATGTACCTGTGCCGTGAGCTGACGGACCTGTCGCTGCCGAAGATCGGCGCGCTGTTCGGCGGCCGCGACCACACGACGGTGATGCACGCGGACCGCAAGATCCGCAATCTGATGGCCGAGCGCCGCTCGATCTACAACCAGGTGACCGAGCTGACGAACCGCATCAAGAACGGCTGACACCGGCCGGCTCACGACGCCGAGGGCGCCTTTGGGGACGAGATCCCGGGGGCGCCCTTCTTCATGCCGTCGTAGCCGACTGTTCGATTACCTGCCTGGTTACGGCCTCCGTCCACAGATTCGGTGACTTTCTTCCGTCCACATCCTGGGGACTGCGAAGTTGTCCAGATCACGGTCCACAGGCACGCTGGCGAAAGACCGTCGGGCCAGGTCAGGTGGCTGTGGATTCGTGGACGAAGGATCTCCACAGACTGTGGACAGACGCGTGATCCACAAGCTGTGCACGAAGTTGTCCACCGACAACCCACAGGCTGAGGGCGGTTGTCCCCAGCGATCCCCAGCTTCTCCACATGGCTGTCCACTGTTCGGCAACGCGACCCGCCCGATCACCGGGCCGAGTGAAAGCCGTCACACGAAGGTGCCGGCTTG
The sequence above is drawn from the Streptomyces sp. SLBN-31 genome and encodes:
- the rpmH gene encoding 50S ribosomal protein L34, which translates into the protein MSKRTFQPNNRRRAKTHGFRLRMRTRAGRAILANRRAKGRASLSA
- the dnaA gene encoding chromosomal replication initiator protein DnaA, with translation MADVPADLAAVWPRVLEQLLGEGRGQGVETKDEHWIRRCQPLALVADTALLAVPNEFAKGVLEGRLAPIVSETLSRECGRPIRIAITVDDSAGEPPAPPAPPARSQQRYEEPELPSGGYDNGQYDGYGRHRADDHRPGRPDQLPGAPGDQLPTARPAYPGEYQRPEPGAWPRPSQDDYGWQQQRLGFPERDPYASPSQESYGSPQDSYNPGAQDYRPQSMERPSYDSPRPDYDQGRPDYDQGRPDYDKPRSDYDQPRSDYDHGRQDYDQRDGRRELPEPSAGSGHVHRGGPVGSQLPASSGAPGPLAAKPAPASGPGEPTARLNPKYLFDTFVIGASNRFAHAAAVAVAEAPAKAYNPLFIYGESGLGKTHLLHAIGHYARSLYPGTRVRYVSSEEFTNEFINSIRDGKGDSFRKRYREMDILLVDDIQFLADKESTQEEFFHTFNTLHNANKQIVLSSDRPPKQLVTLEDRLRNRFEWGLITDVQPPELETRIAILRKKAVQEQLNAPPEVLEFIASRISRNIRELEGALIRVTAFASLNRQPVDLGLTEIVLKDLIPGGEDSAPEITSTAIMSATADYFGLTVEDLCGTSRGRALVTARQIAMYLCRELTDLSLPKIGALFGGRDHTTVMHADRKIRNLMAERRSIYNQVTELTNRIKNG